One window from the genome of Maylandia zebra isolate NMK-2024a linkage group LG18, Mzebra_GT3a, whole genome shotgun sequence encodes:
- the LOC101466395 gene encoding uncharacterized protein LOC101466395, with the protein MLGGIRTDLVVTVAVLFLTQTGTQCRAENDFLSVTLPEWRAHSEYVIQCFDDRHANLNCEWLASEKGAGDFAVNVSESGPLGIEGQACLEFWYLVPVAANGSELRVLLKNSVGSVEIWTSPALPQNAWRQAFVPLNITESRTRVVFEVVQGLSIEKEITFKQIGVRKGSCGLQCESNAEIWTDETTRCLCSAGQLSCFPSHCPEGQLCGPQRRGPNGTSTFGMCTIHSPADGSTFDGVLFRFTTACTYVLAKTCSPTETLPMFAVEVVNEQHDNTSLPEVQKININMRIYRVSLLKSQTDRVVINGIWRKLPLSLNSDTVNIRSTPTTIVLATTFGLTVSFDSTGVVHVTLPSTYSDKVCGMCGNFNHLKEDDFRNLDSQNATALAESWQTGKTASSCETILFPQCDPLEETQYASELYCGGLFSTTGPFADCLSVVGADSYIRGCVFAMCSTHGDQAVLCETLRVYIDICNKAGIAVPMLRNSTICPIQCGENSHYNSCADGCPEVCSSLDIAGSCGSCEARCECDSGFKLSGEKCVPAEDCGCWYNGKHYEKGEILVEGDCVQQCQCMGNNNMQCTQMQCADNEVCKVKDGVKGCFLFKPTTCSVYGDPHYITFDGLAYDFQGGCSYILTTTCGGGSSVQFTVSGHNTHPPLQNFTRSKLQAVALQVEDLYLILNQSGEVYVSYKQVQLPYSTSGTYGSVWVYVKNNHIILETTFGLKMHIDGENRLFLQVDEHYKYELCGLCGTYSGYQDDDFVTPGGQNVSETFEFGDSWRVPNNSECLARPNNPRLCDKDERDTAYNECSVLFGSVFMPCHEHIHPSIYLNSCVYDYCATSGDQHTLCESLKSYATACQVSGVELPNWQTGTACEGLSTSTAPPTTASPTPDQTFCPLNCNFEKDLCGWEQLMQDTFDWTKHSGPTPTNLTGPNQDHTTGAGFYMYLEGDSVTHGDSARLMSSACNFNGPLCLYFWYHMYGSATAMALNIYLLKDSKTTKLWSMMDNQGPEWHLGRADVKVSGPFQIIIEGIRGSNYQSDVAIDDISVHFGSCSGSFPALGSGTKPSATTEMLPLHQICNLDCNFDSNLCSWDQTITDAFDWTWQRGSTPTLMTGPSADHTGDGHYLYIEANSASYGDTARLISSECSDSGPQCLQFWYHMYGSADTMGLHVYLLQNRIANQVWRKQNDQGNMWHLAQVDIEPTTPFQIIIEGRRGSNDESDVAIDDLKLYHVRCLDLVGGITTQSARPDLNTTAPPRVPVQTTAAPQPPMLTATFQPAIINITAPPVVEETTNLINKNNVTEAPDSRPPLQPVCQFHCNFEQDLCQWNQLITDAFDWTRNSGSTPTINTGPSTDHTTGGGHYLYIEANSASYGDTARLISSECSDSGPQCLQFWYHMYGSADTMGLHVYLLQNRIANQVWRKQNDQGNMWHLAQVDIEPTTPFQIIIEGRRGSNDESDVAIDDLKLYHVRCSDLVGGITTQSARPDLNTTAPPRVPVQTTAAPQPPMLTATFQPAIINITAPPVVEETTNLINKNNVTEAPDSRPPLQPVCQFHCNFEQDLCQWNQLITDAFDWTRNSGSTPTINTGPSTDHTTGGGHYLYIEANSASYGDTARLISSECSDSGPQCLQFWYHMYGSADTMGLHVYLLQNRIANQVWRKQNDQGNMWHLAQVDIEPTTPFQIIIEGRRGSNDESDVAIDDLKLYHGRCSDLVGGITTQSARPDLNTTAPPRVPVQTTAAPQPPMLTATFQPPIINITAPPVVEETTNLINKNNVTEAPDSRPPLQPACQMHCDFEQDLCQWNQMITDAFDWTRQSGSTPTINTGPSSDHTTGGGHYLYIDANSASYGDTARFISSECSDSGPQCLQFWYHMYGSADTMGLHVYLLQNRIANQIWRKQNDQGNMWHLAQVDITATDTFQIIFEGRRGSNTQSDVAVDDVSLYHGRCAELVNPTTTTTQSKPETTAGPQPSTTTQLKPETTAGPQPSTTTQLKPETTAGPQPSTTTQLKPETTAGPQPSTTVGPQPTTNKPQSTTTARPQQTTLTVPTPICPRYSHYTTCVPACSPTCFFLNGPPHCSDNEVCVPGCVCDDGFVMKMKICVPLEQCGCVDKNGTKHQFNEQWYTDHCSQKCECEKDDGIGKIDCDDEDECDGNAVCLQNEKGNYYCQSTDFDECTIKKDPEYKTFDKMKHDFEGEHSYVLVRTSNLPNNLPDIYIESINTPVLDQGGDSQHENDSSSEEEQKSREGDDDDDDSKEHDEHHRLQELKIRVYNHTVEFKKNRKLIVDGKPTEMPVSVTGGLKIWKRSSHIYLQTDFGLSVAFNGHHSAEITLPHIYKRKVGGLCGNFDAQRKNDRMKPDGTIARSTKEFGESWRV; encoded by the exons ATGCTTGGAGGCATACGTACAGATTTGGTGGTCACAGTGGCTGTTCTCTTTCTAACTCAGACAGGGACTCAATGCAG AGCTGAAAATGACTTCCTATCAGTTACTTTACCGGAGTGGAGGGCACATTCAG aATACGTTATACAGTGTTTTGATGACAGACATGCCAATCTGAACTGTGAGTGGCTGGCGAGTGAAAAAGGAGCAG GGGATTTTGCAGTGAATGTTTCAGAGAGTGGTCCACTAGGGATTGAGGGCCAGGCTTGTCTAGAGTTCTGGTACCTTGTCCCAGTTGCAGCTAATGGGTCTGAACTTCGTGTCTTGCTAAAAAACAGCGTTGGTTCAGTAGAAATCTGGACCTCTCCTGCTCTCCCTCAGAATGCATGGAGGCAAGCGTTTGTGCCCCTGAACATCACTGAGTCCAGGACTCGG GTTGTGTTTGAAGTGGTTCAAGGATTGTCCATAGAGAAAGAGATCACATTTAAACAGATAGGTGTAAGAAAAGGCTCCTGTG GACTACAGTGTGAATCGAATGCAGAGAtatggacagatgagaccacCCGCTGCCTCTGTTCTGCTGGCCAGCTCTCCTGCTTTCCCTCTCACTGCCCTGAAGGCCAACTCTGTGGTCCTCAAAGAAGAGGCCCCAATGGGACTTCTACCTTTGGGATGTGCACTATACACAGTCCCGCAGACGGCAGCACTTTTGATGGAGTATTGTTCCGCTTTACGACCGCCTGCACTTATGTTCTGGCTAAGACCTGCTCACCCACTGAAACCCTGCCCATGTTCGCTGTGGAAGTGGTCAATGAGCAGCATGATAACACATCTCTGCCAGAGGTCCAGAAGATCAATATTAACATGAGGATTTACAGGGTGTCTCTGCTGAAAAGCCAAACAGACCGGGTTGTG ATTAATGGGATCTGGAGAAAGCTTCCACTAAGCCTTAACAGCGACACTGTCAACATCAGGAGCACCCCTACCACTATTGTGCTGGCAACCACTTTTGGTCTTACAGTCTCATTTGACAGCACTGGTGTGGTCCACGTCACCCTCCCATCAACCTATTCTGATAAAGTCTGTGGCATGTGTGGCAACTTTAACCACCTCAAAGAAGATGACTTTAGGAACCTCGATTCACAAAACGCAACAGCTTTGGCTGAAAGCTGGCAGACTGGGAAAACTGCCTCTTCCTGTGAAACCATTCTATTCCCTCAGTGTGACCCACTGGAGGAGACACAGTATGCCAGCGAGCTGTACTGTGGAGGCTTATTCTCTACTACTGGTCCCTTTGCTGACTGCTTATCAGTTGTAGGGGCAGACAGCTATATCAGAGGCTGCGTGTTTGCCATGTGTTCTACTCATGGTGACCAAGCCGTGCTATGTGAGACGCTACGGGTCTATATTGATATCTGCAATAAAGCTGGCATTGCAGTACCCATGTTGAGGAACTCCACAATCTGCC CCATTCAGTGCGGTGAGAACAGCCACTATAACTCGTGTGCTGATGGCTGTCCCGAGGTGTGCTCCAGTCTGGATATAGCTGGCTCCTGTGGAAGCTGTGAGGCAAGATGTGAGTGTGATTCTGGCTTCAAACTCAGTGGGGAAAAGTGTGTCCCAGCAGAAGACTGCGGGTGCTGGTATAATGGAAAACACTATGAG AAAGGAGAAATACTGGTGGAAGGAGATTGTGTGCAACAGTGTCAGTGTATGGGTAATAACAATATGCAGTGCACTCAAATGCAATGTGCAGACAATGAAGTTTGTAAGGTTAAAGATGGGGTCAAAGGCTGCTTCCTTTTCAAACCCACCACCTGCAGTGTGTACGGTGATCCACACTACATCACCTTTGACGGTCTGGCATATGACTTTCAAGGGGGATGCAGTTACATATTGACCACCACATGTGGTGGAGGAAGCTCAGTCCAGTTCACAGTATCTGGACACAACACCCACCCCCCCCTTCAGAACTTCACCAGATCCAAGCTTCAAGCCGTGGCTCTCCAAGTCGAGGATCTGTATCTCATCTTGAATCAAAGCGGAGAGGTCTAT GTCAGTTATAAGCAAGTCCAACTGCCATATTCCACCAGCGGGACATATGGCTCAGTATGGGTGTATGTGAAGAATAATCATATCATCTTGGAGACAACTTTTGGCCTCAAAATGCACATAGATGGAGAGAACAGACTGTTTCTGCAGGTGGATGAGCACTACAAATATGAACTGTGTGGTCTGTGTGGCACTTATTCTGGATACCAGGACGATGACTTTGTAACTCCAGGAGGCCAAAACGTGTCAGAAACGTTTGAGTTTGGTGACAGCTGGAGGGTCCCAAACAACTCTGA ATGTTTAGCTCGTCCAAACAATCCAAGACTCTGTGACAAGGATGAGAGGGATACAGCCTACAATGAGTGTTCAGTGCTGTTTGGCAGTGTTTTCATGCCCTGTCATGAACACATTCACCCAAGCATTTACCTCAATAGTTGTGTGTATGACTACTGTGCTACAAGCGGCGACCAACACACACTCTGTGAATCTCTGAAGTCCTATGCAACAGCATGCCAGGTTTCAGGAGTTGAACTTCCAAATTGGCAGACTGGCACAGCCTGTG AAGGCCTTTCTACCTCAACAGCTCCTCCAACAACTGCTTCTCCAACACCAGATCAAACTT TTTGTCCCTTGAACTGCAATTTTGAAAAAGATCTGTGTGGGTGGGAGCAGCTTATGCAGGACACTTTTGATTGGACAAAACACTCTGGACCCACACCAACAAATTTAACAGGTCCAAACCAAGACCACACCACTGGAG CTGGTTTCTACATGTACCTTGAGGGAGACAGTGTAACTCATGGAGACTCTGCCCGTTTGATGAGCTCGGCGTGTAATTTTAACGGACCACTCTGCCTGTATTTCTGGTACCATATGTATGGTTCAGCCACAGCCATGGCTCTTAATATCTACCTGCTGAAAGACAGTAAAACAACAAAGCTCTGGTCCATGATGGACAACCAGGGACCTGAATGGCATCTGGGAAGAGCTGATGTCAAAGTGTCTGGTCCATTCCAA ATTATAATAGAAGGAATTCGAGGCTCTAATTATCAGTCAGATGTGGCCATAGATGACATATCTGTCCATTTTGGCTCATGTTCAG gtAGCTTTCCAGCCCTGGGAAGTGGAACTAAGCCTTCTGCAACTACAGAAATGCTCCCCTTACACCAAA TCTGCAATCTTGACTGTAACTTTGATAGCAACCTTTGTAGCTGGGACCAGACGATTACGGATGCTTTTGACTGGACCTGGCAAAGAGGTTCTACCCCCACTTTAATGACGGGCCCCTCTGCTGACCACACTGGTG ATGGCCACTATCTTTACATTGAAGCCAACAGTGCATCGTATGGAGACACAGCTCGTCTCATCAGCTCTGAGTGCTCTGACTCTGGACCTCAGTGTCTGCAGTTCTGGTACCATATGTATGGCTCAGCAGATACAATGGGCCTCCATGTTTACCTGCTCCAAAACAGAATAGCCAATCAGGTTTGGAGGAAGCAGAATGACCAAGGAAATATGTGGCACCTGGCTCAAGTGGACATTGAACCAACCACACCTTTTCAG ATCATTATTGAGGGGCGCAGAGGATCCAATGATGAGTCAGATGTGGCCATAGATGATTTGAAGCTTTATCACGTCCGCTGCTTAG ATCTGGTAGGTGGAATTACAACACAATCAGCAAGACCTGATCTTAATACCACAGCGCCCCCAAGAGTCCCTGTCCAAACCACTGCAGCTCCACAGCCTCCTATGCTCACTGCTACCTTCCAACCAGCGATAATAAATATCACTGCCCCTCCCGTAGTGGAGGAAACAACCAACTTAATTAATAAGAACAATGTTACTGAAGCTCCAGATAGCCGGCCACCTCTGCAGCCAG tGTGCCAATTCCACTGTAATTTTGAGCAAGATTTATGTCAGTGGAATCAGTTGATCACAGATGCTTTTGATTGGACAAGAAACAGTGGCTCCACTCCTACTATCAATACAGGACCTTCTACAGATCACACCACAGGAG GTGGCCACTATCTTTACATTGAAGCCAACAGTGCATCGTATGGAGACACAGCTCGTCTCATCAGCTCTGAGTGCTCTGACTCTGGACCTCAGTGTCTGCAGTTCTGGTACCATATGTATGGCTCAGCAGATACAATGGGCCTCCATGTTTACCTGCTCCAAAACAGAATAGCCAATCAGGTTTGGAGGAAGCAGAATGACCAAGGAAATATGTGGCACCTGGCTCAAGTGGACATTGAACCAACCACACCTTTTCAG ATCATTATTGAGGGGCGCAGAGGATCCAATGATGAGTCAGATGTGGCCATAGATGATTTGAAGCTTTATCACGTCCGCTGCTCAG ATCTGGTAGGTGGAATTACAACACAATCAGCAAGACCTGATCTTAATACCACAGCGCCCCCAAGAGTCCCTGTCCAAACCACTGCAGCTCCACAGCCTCCTATGCTCACTGCTACCTTCCAACCAGCGATAATAAATATCACTGCCCCTCCCGTAGTGGAGGAAACAACCAACTTAATTAATAAGAACAATGTTACTGAAGCTCCAGATAGCCGGCCACCTCTGCAGCCAG tGTGCCAATTCCACTGTAATTTTGAGCAAGATTTATGTCAGTGGAATCAGTTGATCACAGATGCTTTTGATTGGACAAGAAACAGTGGCTCCACTCCTACTATCAATACAGGACCTTCTACAGATCACACCACAGGAG GTGGCCACTATCTTTACATTGAAGCCAACAGTGCATCGTATGGAGACACAGCTCGTCTCATCAGCTCTGAGTGCTCTGACTCTGGACCTCAGTGTCTGCAGTTCTGGTACCATATGTATGGCTCAGCAGATACAATGGGGCTCCATGTTTACCTGCTCCAAAACAGAATAGCCAATCAGGTTTGGAGGAAGCAGAATGACCAAGGAAATATGTGGCACCTGGCTCAAGTGGACATTGAACCAACCACACCTTTTCAG ATCATTATTGAGGGGCGCAGAGGATCCAATGATGAGTCAGATGTGGCCATAGATGATTTGAAGCTTTATCACGGCCGCTGCTCAG ATCTGGTAGGTGGAATTACAACACAATCAGCTAGACCTGATCTTAATACCACAGCGCCCCCAAGAGTCCCTGTCCAAACCACTGCAGCTCCACAGCCTCCTATGCTCACTGCTACCTTCCAACCACCGATAATAAATATCACTGCCCCTCCCGTAGTGGAGGAAACAACCAACCTAATTAATAAGAACAATGTTACTGAAGCTCCAGATAGCCGGCCACCTCTGCAGCCAG cATGCCAGATGCACTGTGATTTTGAGCAAGATTTATGTCAGTGGAATCAGATGATAACTGATGCTTTTGATTGGACAAGACAGAGTGGCTCCACTCCTACGATCAATACTGGACCATCTTCAGATCACACCACAGGAG GTGGCCACTATCTTTACATTGACGCCAACAGTGCATCATATGGAGACACAGCGCGTTTCATCAGCTCTGAGTGCTCTGACTCTGGACCTCAGTGTCTGCAGTTCTGGTACCATATGTACGGCTCAGCAGATACAATGGGCCTCCATGTTTACCTGCTCCAAAACAGAATAGCCAATCAGATTTGGAGGAAGCAGAATGACCAAGGAAATATGTGGCACCTGGCTCAGGTGGACATTACAGCAACAGACACTTTCCAG ATTATATTTGAAGGACGAAGAGGTTCGAATACTCAGTCTGATGTGGCAGTAGATGATGTGTCACTTTATCATGGGCGCTGTGCAG AACTGGTCaatccaacaacaactacaactcAGTCAAAGCCGGAAACAACAGCTGGGCCACAACCATCAACCACAACTCAACTAAAGCCGGAAACAACAGCTGGGCCACAACCATCAACCACAACTCAACTAAAGCCGGAAACAACAGCTGGGCCACAACCATCAACCACAACTCAACTAAAGCCGGAAACAACAGCTGGGCCACAACCATCAACCACAGTTGGACCCCAGCCCACAACAAATAAACCGCAATCTACAACAACAGCAAGACCGCAACAAACAACCCTGACGGTACCAA CACCAATTTGCCCACGGTATAGTCACTATACCACTTGTGTCCCTGCATGTAGTCCAACCTGTTTTTTCTTGAATGGCCCACCACATTGTAGTGACAATGAGGTTTGTGTTCCTGGATGTGTGTGCGATGATGGCTTTGTCATGAAAATGAAGATTTGTGTGCCTCTGGAACAATGTGGCTGTGTGGACAAGAATGGCACCAAACACCAA TTCAATGAACAGTGGTACACAGATCACTGCAGTCAGAAATGTGAATGTGAGAAGGATGACGGAATAGGAAAGATTGActgtgatgatgaagatgaatgtgatgGAAATGCTGTCTGCCTTCAAAATGAAAAGGGCAATTATTACTGCCAGTCTACAG ACTTCGATGAGTGTACGATCAAGAAGGACCCTGAATATAAAACATTTGATAAAATGAAGCATGACTTTGAGGGTGAACACTCTTACGTGCTGGTGAGGACCAGCAACTTGCCAAACAACCTTCCAGACATCTACATTGAAAGCATCAACACGCCCGTCTTAGATCAGGGCGGTGATAGTCAGCATGAAAATGACAGCAGCAGTGAAGAAGAGCAGAAGAGCAGGGaaggtgatgatgatgacgatgacaGCAAAGAACATGACGAGCACCACAGATTACAAGAGCTTAAGATCAGAGTGTACAATCACACTGTGGAGTTCAAGAAGAATCGGAAACTGATC gtGGATGGAAAACCTACGGAAATGCCCGTCTCAGTGACTGGTGGTCTAAAGATCTGGAAGCGTTCCTCTCATATCTACCTACAAACTGATTTTGGCTTGTCAGTGGCATTTAATGGACACCATTCAGCAG AGATTACTCTACCACACATTTATAAAAGGAAGGTGGGAGGCCTGTGTGGAAACTTTGATGCTCAGAGAAAAAATGACAGGATGAAGCCAGATGGTACCATAGCCAGAAGCACTAAAGAGTTTGGAGAGAGCTGGAGAGTGTGA